A single region of the Cyclopterus lumpus isolate fCycLum1 chromosome 16, fCycLum1.pri, whole genome shotgun sequence genome encodes:
- the zgc:158766 gene encoding pleckstrin homology domain-containing family G member 4B isoform X3, producing the protein MHSRAKSRSCDNYLSIKDTESLDSCIQSTLSALYRPFSATAATVLWQLFSVVERQYRGDGLRCLIDFLLPAKRILQIIQQETCVRFRGLLFYHEGWPLCINEKVVLQLAPLHKVRLKQGDFYLQIVPLGRKTSKLVIKCLSLSGQAITEVTIAESMYGSVFTAEFLQNVTRDRNLHPLQNCLLTTGTAVYRTPWKNVVNPLFVSSTADAIMQARCSRGGFRGHLSTCSTSGSTGTLDSHRSSRESLHSQGADSIFSEPTSPNRHNLDPSSENHSVGSPDTATPIIEIERSTEECGIGSEDRGGRERGPGSKMLSFTTDLSNPGPRRRLPRDSVAFESRRLFRKSYMEALQNPMSLGSSSESILEESPEHGAGLRESSVTPGSSPDTRSSSREHLSRRLGSRSWLSGDDSRPSTPLLYLQRGLRSAERRAERRSKSLERTNKAGQVKGHRERSSSGGSATTSPKKLINGYALRFGKLDVEAAFPGSERRTSKEESGQRDDAISIESRRHRHSGEESYSPKAANGTAIRPASASGSSYESNSARPKLVSEVNEKLLTSGAVILPGNRDRSGRPVLQVCTRAQVWAGESCTVKDLTCLLGYYYSTLRKERRDQGLTVVIDSRRQQPVPALLSSLSELQTLAPNALYTVLFLVDKETAAKPERDMDVQTETMSSLKALLKHIDQTQLTQHLEGTFHYDHNHWIHFRQKIDPFASSCSASISSLQESISTLSGNGNLKTSKEVSEVLEQQRHLMKCVLEDTRLNRLRLEGGTVLARIRKEEACENENYRDAVDMLNALYNQVDEEVHKLVILSNKSQKQLESLLEVRTFEEQTQQIKLWFSVEGEKQLTPLESLTLSVAKVKEMRETLDQFLEETVHKQRLGLQLVKESPESLPGSVLLDFKQHLGSILSRVERRKAQLDILTNLNEFYDSANQWMEHCQDYFGHLSLDSSGVELLPSVVQILQDYYTEASKFSMDNFSTLNNMVLSLESPPQLQQWSTVWHKCQQTKQQLEERLARARTATPHSTAVDTVASLKISESQTATTEQHGAKACVLLPVLITPLPFEDNKPHSAGPFSKSPTSSISSSSHFPFSPECDSKLRQSPSIFDDTDSDCTIDSTISCHSEPVYSGAARLRKQPMKKIMKKTMSFELTPRDGGHSDVSHIHGYTGRSRSMSTPSRIQNRHSDGEGKKHSSKVQHIMDEMISTEREYVRSLSYIIEHYFSEMERPDLPQDLRGKRSIIFGNVEKLWDFHSQYFLKELESCAHSPLSISSCFLRHEDQFGMYALYSKNKPQSDALLSSHGNEFFKNKQLELGDKMDLASYLLKPIQRMSKYALLLKDLIKECSQSQEQELSDLRTAEEMVKFQLRHGNDLLAMDAIRGCDVNLKEQGHLRCQDEFIVWCGRRKYLRHVFLFEDLILFSKTKKIEGGYDFYIYKQSFKTAEIGMTENVGDSGLRFEIWFRRRKSQDTFILQASAAEVKAVWTAIIGKILWRQALRNRELRMQEMVSMGIGSKPFMDIKPSDAAISDRAIDYIMKGTEARTRASIAVSSFDHSTSFKRPHSTISNSSTSSSSSQSSSSLLGSLNLHLYSSPSHPHTHPYLVTNVPSFAQWPYDCIEEDELEQDSGSQPSMITESSETSSQCTSSDSVTGLSTLTIPGHPSIVMDSYNNNNNEPPTFLCSSTTSSSIASPSIFQKEEELQPQGTKFITASKASHIAGGLSTVV; encoded by the exons ATGCACTCCAGAGCAAAGTCCCGGAGTTGTGACAACTACCTGAGTATTAAG gACACTGAGTCTTTGGACAGCTGTATCCAGAGCACCTTGTCGGCCCTGTACCGCCCCTTCAGTGCCACCGCTGCCACGGTCCTGTGGCAGCTCTTCAGTGTGGTGGAAAGGCAGTACCGAGGAGACGGCCTCCGCTGCCTCATCGACTTCTTGCTTCCTGCCAAGAGAATCCTGCAGATCATCCAACAAGAAACCTGT gTGAGGTTCAGAGGATTGCTGTTCTATCATGAGGGGTGGCCTCTCTGCATCAACGAGAAAGTCGTCCTGCAGCTCGCCCCTCTGCACAAAGTGCGCCTAAAGCAAGGAGACTTCTACCTACAGATTGTTCCTTTAGGCCGCAAGACTTCAAAGCTCGTAATAAAATGTCTGTCGCTCAGTGGGCAGGCCATCACAGAGGTCACCATCGCAGAGAGCATGTATGGCAGTGTCTTCACAGCTGAGTTCTTGCAGAATGTAACACGTGACCGTAACCTGCACCCACTACAGAACTGTCTGCTTACCACTGGTACGGCTGTGTACAGGACGCCGTGGAAGAACGTGGTCAACCCACTGTTTGTCAGCAGCACGGCGGACGCCATCATGCAAGCACGCTGCAGCAGAGGTGGCTTCCGCGGCCATCTCAGCACCTGCAGCACCAGCGGATCCACAGGGACTCTTGACAGCCACCGCAGCTCCAGAGAGTCTCTGCACTCTCAGGGAGCTGACTCCATCTTCTCTGAGCCCACCTCCCCAAACAGACACAATTTGGACCCCAGCAGTGAGAACCACAGTGTCGGTTCACCAGACACTGCTACACCTATCATAGAAATTGAAAGGTCCACTGAAGAGTGTGGAATAGGAAGTGAGGATagaggtgggagagagagagggccagGGTCCAAGATGCTATCTTTCACTACGGACCTCAGTAACCCCGGCCCTCGACGACGCCTACCAAGGGACTCTGTTGCATTTGAGAGCAGGAGACTTTTCAGGAAATCTTACATGGAGGCCCTGCAGAACCCCATGAGCCTCGGGTCAAGCTCTGAATCCATTCTGGAGGAAAGCCCAGAGCACGGTGCTGGTCTAAGAGAGAGCTCAGTGACACCAGGGAGCAGCCCCGACACCCGGTCTTCCTCTAGAGAACATTTATCTCGGCGGTTGGGTAGCCGGAGCTGGCTCAGTGGTGATGACTCCAGACCCAGCACACCTTTACTTTACTTACAGAGGGGGTTGAGGAGCGCAGAGAGAAGGGCAGAAAGGCGCTCAAAGTCATTGGAGAGGACTAACAAGGCAGGCCAGGTTAAAGGCCACCGGGAACGATCCTCTTCTGGAGGCTCAGCTACCACCTCCCCAAAAAAGCTTATAAATGGCTACGCTCTTCGTTTTGGGAAGCTCGATGTGGAGGCTGCTTTTCCTGGCTCTGAGAGGAGAACCAGCAAAGAGGAGTCAG GACAGCGCGATGACGCCATCAGCATTGAGAGCAGACGGCACAGGCACAGTGGAGAAGAGTCGTACAGCCCAAAAGCTGCCAATGGGACGGCCATCCGGCCGGCTTCGGCATCAGGCTCCTCCTATGAGAGTAACTCAGCTCGCCCCAAACTGGTGTCGGAGGTCAATGAAAAGCTGCTCACATCGGGTGCTGTGATCCTGCCAG GAAACAGAGATCGCAGTGGGAGGCCAGTGCTGCAGGTGTGCACACGAGCTCAGGTGTGGGCAGGTGAGAGTTGCACCGTCAAAGACCTCACCTGTTTATTGGGCTACTACTATTCCACGCTGCG GAAAGAAAGGCGTGATCAAGGCTTAACTGTTGTAATAGACAGCAGGAGGCAGCAGCCGGTTCCAGCTCTGTTGTCATCTCTGTCTGAGTTGCAG acgTTAGCACCAAATGCACTTTACACTGTTCTCTTCCTGGTGGACAAGGAGACAGCGGCCAAACCTGAGAGAGACATGGATGTACAG ACTGAAACAATGTCCTCTCTGAAAGCCCTGCTGAAGCACATCGACCAAACCCAGCTCACACAACACCTGGAGGGCACCTTCCACTACGACCACAACCACTGGATCCACTTCAGACAG aAAATTGACCCATTTGCCAGCAGTTGTAGCgcatccatctcctccctccaggaGTCTATCAGCACACTGAGCGGCAACGGCAACCTGAAGACCTCGAAG GAGGTGTCTGAGGTATTGGAACAGCAGAGGCATCTTATGAAGTGTGTGTTGGAGGACACCCGTCTAAACAGACTGCGTCTAGAAGGAGGAACTGTCCTCGCCCGcatcaggaaggaggaggcctGTGAAAATGAAAACTACAG AGATGCTGTCGACATGTTGAATGCACTGTACAACCAAGTAGACGAAGAGGTCCATAAGCTTGTGATCCTCTCAAACAAGTCTCAGAAACAGTTGGAGAGCCTGCTGGAGGTGCGCACGTTTGAGGAGCAAACGCAACAG ATCAAACTCTGGTTCAGTGTCGAAGGAGAGAAGCAGCTCACACCGTTGGAATCGCTAACTCTGTCTGTGGCCAAAGTTAAGGAGATGCGAGAGACCTTGGACCAGTTTCTTGAGGAGACGGTG CACAAGCAGAGGCTCGGCCTGCAGCTGGTGAAGGAGTCTCCTGAGTCCCTTCCAGGTTCGGTTCTCCTTGACTTTAAGCAGCATCTGGGCTCCATCTTAAGccgagtggagaggaggaaggccCAGCTAGACATCCTAACCAACCTGAATGAATTCTATGACTCA GCAAACCAGTGGATGGAGCACTGTCAGGATTATTTTGGCCACCTGAGTCTCGACTCTTCAGGTGTTGAACTTTTGCCATCTGTGGTGCAGATCCTGCAGGATTACTACACCGAGGCATCTAAGTTCTCCATGGACAACTTCAGCACTCTCAACAACATGGTGCTCTCCTTGGAGAGTCCTCCACAGCTGCAGCAGTGGAGCACAGTGTGGCACAAATGCCAGCAAACCAAACAGCAGTTGGAAGAGAGGTTGGCCCGAGCCAGGACAGCAACCCCTCACTCCACGGCTGTTGACACGGTGGCTTCTTTAAAGATTTCTGAAAGCCAGACTGCCACTACAGAACAGCATGGAGCGAAAGCATGTGTGCTTTTACCTGTGCTAATTACACCATTACCGTTTGAGGACAACAAGCCTCACTCTGCTGGGCCTTTCTCCAAGAGCCCAACCAGTTCaatttcctcttcctcacacttCCCGTTCTCCCCCGAATGCGACAGCAAACTGAGGCAGAGTCCATCCATTTTTGACGACACGGACAGCGACTGCACCATCGACTCGACCATATCGTGTCACTCGGAGCCCGTCTACTCCGGTGCAGCCCGCCTCCGCAAGCAGCCAATGAAGAAGATCATGAAGAAGACCATGAGCTTTGAGCTGACCCCGAGGGACGGTGGTCACTCAGACGTCAGCCACATCCATGGCTACACGG GACGCAGCCGCAGCATGTCGACGCCCTCCAGGATCCAAAACAGACACAGTGACGGAGAGGGGAAGAAACATAGCAG TAAAGTACAGCACATAATGGATGAGATGATCTCCACAGAGAGGGAGTATGTTCGCTCTCTCAGCTACATCATTGAGCACTATTTCTCCGAGATGGAGCGCCCGGACTTGCCACAGGACCTGCGGGGGAAGCGCAGCATCATTTTTGGGAATGTTGAGAAACTGTGGGACTTCCACAGTCAATATTTCCTGAAGGAGCTGGAGTCATGCGCCCACTCCCCGCTGTCCATCAGTAGCTGTTTTCTCAGACAC GAGGATCAGTTTGGAATGTATGCTCTGTACAGCAAGAATAAGCCGCAGTCCGACGCACTGCTCAGCAGCCATGGGAACGAATTCTTTAAG AATAAGCAGCTGGAGCTCGGAGACAAGATGGACTTGGCGTCCTACTTGCTGAAGCCCATCCAGAGGATGAGTAAATATGCGCTGTTGCTGAAAGACCTGATCAAGGAGTGCAGTCAGTCCCAGGAGCAGGAGCTAAGTGACCTCCGCACTGCGGAGGAGATGGTCAAGTTTCAGCTTCGCCATGGCAACGACTTGCTGGCTATGGATGCCATTCGGGGCTGTGAT gtgaacctaAAGGAGCAGGGTCACCTCCGCTGCCAGGATGAATTCATAGTCTGGTGCGGACGGAGGAAATACCTTCGCCACGTCTTCTTGTTTGAAGACCTCATCCTCTTCAGCAAGACCAAGAAGATAGAAGGAGGATATGACTTTTACATCTATAAACAGTCCTTCAAA ACAGCAGAAATAGGTATGACTGAAAATGTCGGCGACAGCGGCCTCCGGTTTGAGATTTGGTTCCGCCGGAGGAAGTCACAGGACACGTTTATACTCCAAGCCAGCGCCGCAGAGGTCAAGGCTGTGTGGACAGCTATCATAGGGAAGATTCTGTGGAGGCAGGCGCTCAGAAACAGAG AGTTGCGCATGCAGGAGATGGTGTCCATGGGGATTGGAAGCAAGCCTTTTATGGACATTAAGCCAAGTGATGCAGCTATCAGTGACAGAGCCATTGACTATATCATGAAAGGGACAG AGGCTCGGACCAGGGCATCCATTGCGGTGTCTTCGTTTGATCACTCCACTTCGTTCAAGAGACCTCACTCCACAATCTCCAACAGCAGCACCTCCTCTTCCAGCagccagtcctcctcctccctgctgggCTCGCTCAATCTTCATCTTtactcctccccctctcaccCGCACACACATCCATACCTAGTGACCAATGTTCCCTCCTTTGCCCAGTGGCCCTACGACTGCATAGAGGAAGATGAGCTGGAGCAGGACTCCGGGAGCCAGCCCTCCATGA tcacCGAGAGCTCAGAGACATCCTCCCAGTGCACCTCCAGTGACAGTGTAACAGGCCTGAGTACCCTCACGATACCCGGGCACCCCAGCATCGTCATGGACtcctacaacaacaacaacaacgagccCCCCACTTTCCTGTGCTcctccaccacttcctcctccatcgcATCTCCCTCGATATTCCAGAAAGAGGAAGAGCTCCAACCCCAGGGCACCAAGTTCATCACAGCA agCAAGGCCTCTCATATAGCAGGAGGCCTCTCTACTGTGGTGTGA